Proteins encoded by one window of Enterobacter hormaechei subsp. xiangfangensis:
- the rlmF gene encoding 23S rRNA (adenine(1618)-N(6))-methyltransferase RlmF — MTSQKPGLHPRNRHRSRYDMKALCLSCPELQDFIVQTPAGEPSVNFADPLAVKTLNKALLAHFYGVTHWDIPDGFLCPPVPGRADYVHHLADLLADDNGGVVPKQATVLDIGTGANLIYPLIGAHEYQWRFTGSEIGAEAFASAQAIINANPGLSRAVRLRRQKDAAAIFNGIIHKNEQYDATLCNPPFHDSAASARAGSERKRRNLGQAEDGALNFGGQQQELWCEGGEVAFILRMIAESKGFGRQVKWFTTLVSRGDNLPPLYRALTDVGAVKVVKKEMAQGQKQSRFIAWSFMDDNKRRK, encoded by the coding sequence ATGACTTCCCAAAAGCCGGGATTGCACCCGCGTAACCGCCACCGTAGCCGCTACGACATGAAAGCCCTGTGCCTGAGCTGCCCCGAATTGCAGGATTTTATTGTTCAGACACCAGCCGGTGAACCGTCGGTAAACTTTGCCGATCCGCTGGCGGTTAAGACGCTGAACAAAGCGCTGCTGGCCCATTTTTATGGCGTTACGCACTGGGACATCCCGGATGGCTTTCTCTGCCCACCGGTGCCAGGACGTGCGGATTACGTCCATCATCTTGCCGATCTGCTGGCGGATGACAATGGCGGCGTGGTGCCAAAACAGGCCACCGTGCTTGATATCGGTACGGGCGCGAACCTGATCTACCCCCTGATAGGCGCACATGAATATCAGTGGCGGTTTACCGGTAGCGAGATCGGTGCCGAGGCCTTCGCCAGCGCGCAGGCCATTATCAACGCTAACCCGGGGTTAAGCCGGGCCGTTCGTCTGCGTCGTCAGAAGGATGCCGCTGCTATTTTCAACGGCATTATTCATAAGAACGAACAATATGATGCCACCCTGTGCAACCCGCCATTCCACGACTCCGCCGCCTCCGCTCGTGCGGGAAGTGAACGCAAGCGGCGTAACCTGGGCCAGGCTGAAGATGGCGCGCTGAACTTTGGCGGCCAGCAGCAGGAGCTGTGGTGCGAGGGCGGGGAAGTGGCATTTATTCTGCGCATGATTGCCGAGAGTAAGGGCTTCGGTCGTCAGGTGAAATGGTTTACCACGCTGGTCTCCCGTGGCGATAACCTGCCGCCGCTTTACCGCGCGCTGACCGACGTCGGCGCGGTGAAAGTGGTTAAAAAAGAGATGGCGCAGGGCCAGAAGCAGAGCCGCTTTATTGCCTGGTCCTTTATGGACGATAACAAACGCCGCAAATAA
- the ybiB gene encoding DNA-binding protein YbiB, which translates to MDYRKIIKEVGRGKNHARDLDQETARALYTHMLNGDVPELEMGGILIALRIKGEGEAEMRGFYEAMQSQTMRLTPPVTKPMPIVIPTYNGARKQANLTPLLAILLQKLGFPVVVHGVSEDPTRVLTETILELLGIEPTLHAGQAQAKLEGNQPVYIPVRALCPPLEKQLDMRWRMGVRNSAHTLAKLATPFAEDAALRLSSVSHPEYVTRVGQFFAEIGGRALLMHGTEGEIYANPQRCPQLMLIEPAGTRVVLERGEENCDVILPESKDPQVTAHWIVQCLAGKVPVPQSIKLQMACCLLAAGEVASVEAGLQRVAQSF; encoded by the coding sequence GTGGATTACCGCAAAATTATCAAAGAGGTAGGGCGTGGGAAAAACCATGCTCGCGATCTGGACCAGGAAACGGCCCGTGCGTTGTACACGCATATGCTGAATGGCGACGTGCCGGAGCTGGAAATGGGCGGCATTCTGATTGCGCTGCGCATCAAAGGGGAAGGTGAGGCGGAGATGCGGGGTTTTTATGAGGCCATGCAGTCGCAGACGATGCGTTTAACCCCGCCCGTCACGAAGCCGATGCCGATAGTGATCCCGACCTACAATGGCGCGCGTAAGCAGGCAAACCTCACGCCGCTGCTGGCTATTCTGTTGCAGAAACTCGGTTTCCCGGTGGTGGTGCATGGCGTGAGCGAAGATCCAACGCGCGTGCTGACAGAAACCATTCTGGAATTATTAGGCATCGAACCTACTCTCCATGCTGGCCAGGCGCAGGCCAAACTGGAGGGGAACCAGCCGGTCTATATTCCCGTGCGCGCGCTCTGCCCGCCGCTGGAAAAGCAGCTGGACATGCGATGGCGAATGGGAGTACGTAACAGCGCCCACACCCTGGCGAAGCTGGCGACGCCGTTTGCCGAAGACGCCGCGCTACGTCTTTCCAGCGTCTCCCATCCGGAGTACGTGACGCGGGTCGGACAATTTTTTGCCGAAATCGGCGGGCGGGCGCTGCTGATGCACGGGACGGAAGGGGAGATTTATGCCAACCCGCAGCGTTGTCCACAGCTGATGCTGATTGAGCCTGCCGGGACGCGGGTCGTACTGGAACGTGGGGAAGAGAACTGCGATGTGATCTTGCCCGAGTCAAAAGATCCGCAGGTCACCGCGCACTGGATCGTACAGTGTCTGGCCGGAAAGGTGCCGGTTCCTCAGTCGATCAAGCTGCAAATGGCCTGCTGCCTGCTGGCGGCAGGGGAAGTGGCATCCGTGGAAGCCGGATTGCAGCGCGTGGCACAGTCGTTTTAA
- a CDS encoding molecular chaperone — translation MRHGYLLSTLLLVAASAQAGVVINGTRLVYQGDKKESSLGLSNPDTTDYLVQSWVDSGGKNQAKAPFLITPPLFRLDAKEDNVLRVVRTGGNLPEDRESLYWLNIKAIPSSKHVEGVNTLQIAINTRIKLLYRPSAVKGRPEDVADKLEWHREGNDLVVNNPTPFFMNFQTVTLNGQKVKKATWAVPKTETHFALPGNVGGSTVAYSIITDYGSISQTWSKPVH, via the coding sequence ATGCGCCACGGTTATTTGCTGAGCACTCTTTTACTGGTAGCAGCCTCGGCACAGGCGGGGGTCGTGATTAATGGCACCCGGCTGGTCTATCAGGGAGATAAAAAGGAATCATCTCTCGGTCTTTCAAACCCGGATACCACGGATTATCTGGTGCAGTCCTGGGTCGATTCTGGCGGTAAAAACCAGGCCAAAGCCCCGTTCCTGATCACCCCGCCGCTTTTTCGACTGGATGCGAAAGAGGATAACGTCCTGCGCGTAGTCCGTACGGGAGGAAATTTACCGGAAGACAGGGAATCTCTGTACTGGCTGAATATTAAAGCGATCCCGTCCTCCAAGCATGTCGAAGGGGTAAATACGCTGCAAATTGCCATTAATACCCGCATTAAATTGCTCTATCGCCCGTCAGCGGTAAAAGGCAGACCAGAAGATGTGGCCGATAAACTTGAATGGCATCGCGAAGGGAATGATTTAGTGGTGAATAATCCCACACCTTTCTTTATGAATTTTCAGACCGTCACCCTGAATGGTCAGAAAGTCAAAAAAGCCACCTGGGCTGTGCCGAAAACTGAAACGCATTTTGCTTTACCTGGCAACGTCGGAGGTTCTACCGTCGCGTATTCCATTATTACCGATTACGGCAGCATCAGTCAGACATGGTCTAAACCCGTTCATTAA
- the ybiJ gene encoding DUF1471 family protein YbiJ, which translates to MKTIKYAVAAVALSALSFGAFAVEPVSSTQAQDLNKIGVVSAEGATTLDGLEAKLAEKAAAAGASGYTITSTNGNNKLSGTAVIYK; encoded by the coding sequence ATGAAAACCATCAAATATGCTGTTGCCGCTGTTGCCCTGTCCGCTCTCTCTTTCGGCGCTTTCGCCGTAGAGCCAGTCTCCTCTACGCAGGCACAGGATCTGAACAAAATCGGGGTGGTGAGTGCTGAAGGCGCGACCACGCTGGACGGTCTGGAAGCTAAACTGGCGGAAAAAGCAGCCGCTGCCGGCGCAAGTGGATACACCATCACGTCCACTAACGGTAATAACAAACTGAGCGGTACTGCGGTTATCTACAAGTAA
- a CDS encoding DksA/TraR family C4-type zinc finger protein yields MAYGWANDDAVNEQINSTIEDAVARARGEIPRGESLTECEECGDPIPEARRKAIPGVRLCIACQQEKDSKNATHSGYNRRGSKDSQLR; encoded by the coding sequence ATGGCTTACGGCTGGGCGAATGACGACGCCGTTAACGAACAGATCAACAGTACTATTGAAGATGCGGTCGCGCGTGCTCGCGGTGAAATTCCACGCGGCGAAAGTTTGACGGAATGCGAAGAGTGCGGAGATCCGATTCCTGAGGCACGGCGTAAAGCCATTCCTGGCGTACGGCTATGTATTGCCTGTCAGCAGGAGAAAGATTCGAAAAATGCGACACATTCAGGATATAATCGCAGAGGATCGAAAGACAGCCAGTTACGTTGA
- a CDS encoding fimbrial protein, with product MNKVALGLFIAATVGCSASAFAATNGEGQINFTGEIIDSACQVVNGLSNPLDVQLGKVSKTVFTGAGSTSTLTKFDIKLTNCPETVTSAAINFGGTPDADNNAALALTPDTDAATGVAIQLVDTSGQPVSLYTPSKQYPLASGTAVNDLEFGARYIQTQAAVTAGPANSVSTFTVIYN from the coding sequence ATGAACAAGGTTGCATTAGGGTTGTTTATCGCCGCAACGGTGGGATGTTCTGCATCTGCATTTGCGGCAACCAACGGTGAAGGGCAGATTAATTTCACCGGAGAAATTATCGATTCTGCTTGCCAGGTCGTGAATGGATTAAGTAATCCATTAGATGTTCAGTTGGGAAAAGTATCTAAAACGGTATTTACCGGTGCAGGCTCTACCAGCACATTAACGAAGTTTGATATTAAGTTAACCAATTGTCCGGAAACCGTAACCTCGGCAGCGATTAACTTCGGTGGTACCCCGGATGCGGATAATAATGCTGCGCTGGCGTTAACGCCCGATACCGATGCGGCTACCGGTGTGGCTATTCAGCTGGTTGACACGTCCGGGCAGCCTGTCAGCCTATATACCCCTTCGAAGCAATATCCTTTAGCCTCCGGCACGGCGGTTAACGATCTGGAGTTCGGTGCGCGTTATATTCAAACCCAGGCGGCAGTCACCGCGGGCCCTGCTAACTCTGTATCAACCTTCACCGTTATTTATAACTGA
- the mcbA gene encoding DUF1471 family periplasmic protein McbA has product MKKYLTFIIAGALAGASFSAWSVQPLTDSNDTSQLRAAGTVSVSRASNLDDLQDKLAEKARQEGAKGFVVNAAGGDNHMYGTATIYK; this is encoded by the coding sequence ATGAAAAAATATCTGACCTTTATTATTGCGGGTGCGCTGGCAGGCGCATCGTTCTCAGCCTGGTCCGTTCAACCTCTGACAGACAGCAACGATACCAGCCAGCTACGTGCGGCGGGGACGGTCTCTGTCAGCCGGGCAAGCAACCTTGATGACCTTCAGGACAAGCTGGCCGAAAAAGCGCGTCAGGAAGGGGCTAAAGGCTTCGTGGTGAACGCTGCCGGTGGCGATAACCATATGTACGGCACCGCGACCATCTATAAATAA